Part of the Cognatishimia sp. WU-CL00825 genome, GTTTTGCGTCAATTTGATGAAGCTTTTGTTGATTTATTAGACAAAGCACCATAGGCCGATCCCAAATTTGGGGACTCACATGGCTGACAACAACAATGACGCGCGCCATCTCGAAACGCTTGATCGAGACCTGGGCCGTATTTCCACATTAGAAATGGCAACCGGCTATGTGGCCCGACCTATGGTTGGTCCAGGCATTGCTTTGGTTTTCGTCGTGCTGGCTGGCCTGATGGCCGCCTTGTTTCTGGGGCAAACCAACAACACGATGATTGTGGTGATTGCCGCCGGTTTCGGGGCCTATATGGCCATCAATATCGGCGCCAATGACGTGGCCAACAACATGGGCCCTGCGGTTGGGGCCAATGCGCTGACCATGGGCGGTGCCATTGCCATCGCCGTGGTGTTTGAAAGCCTCGGCGCGCTGCTTGCGGGCGGCGATGTTGTCTCTACCATCGCCAAAGGCATTATTGCCCCTGAAGCCATGGTCGACGCCAATACCTTTATTTGGGCAATGATGGCGGCGCTGCTGTCGTCCGCACTTTGGGTCAATTTGGCCACCTGGGTTGGCGCGCCGGTATCGACCACCCATTCGGTGGTGGGCGGCGTGATGGGTGCGGGCATTGCCGCGGCCAGCTTTGCGGCTGTGAACTGGGCCACAATGTCCAAAATCGCCGCCAGCTGGGTGATTTCCCCAGTGCTGGGTGGCGCAATTGCGGCGGGTTTTCTCTGGCTCATTAAATCCCGCATCATCTACCAGCCTGACAAGATCGCAGCGGCCCGCAAATGGGTGCCGATTTTGGTGGGCATTATGGCAGGCGCGTTTTCCGCATACTTGGCACTTAAAGGTCTGAAAAAGATCATCAAAATCGACCTGATGACCGCCTTGGGCATTGGCGCAGCCGTCGGTGTGGCGGTCTGGTTGATCTTGATCCCGGTGATCCGCCGTCAGTCAGAAGGCCTGGAAAACCGCAATAAATCGCTGAAAATCCTGTTTGGTATTCCACTGGTGGTCTCCGCCGCCTTGCTCAGCTTTGCCCATGGGGCCAATGATGTGGCAAATGCGGTTGGCCCTCTGGCCGCCATCGTGCAAACCGCCGCCACTGGCTCTTTCACCGAGGCTTTCCAGATCCCGTTTTGGGTGATGATCATCGGGGCCTTTGGTATCTCGTTTGGCCTGTTCCTCTTTGGGCCAAAACTGATCCGCATGGTCGGCAGCCAAATCACCAAACTCAACCCAATGCGCGCCTATTGCGTGGCCTTGTCTGCGGCCATCACCGTGATTGTGGCCAGCTGGCTGGGTCTGCCGGTTAGCTCGACCCACATCGCTGTCGGGGGTGTGTTTGGCGTGGGATTCTTCCGCGAATGGGACGCCGAGCGCCGCCTGCGCAAAGCGCTGAACGCCAAGCCGGATCGTCCGCGCGTCGCCGCCGAAGAGCGCCGCCGTCGCAAACTGGTGCGCCGCTCACATTTCCTGACCATCATCGCTGCTTGGGTCATCACAGTGCCCGCCGCCGCGACATTGTCAGCGATCATCTTCCTGATCATTCAGAACTTTATTGTTTAAGTTCCAGCCCGGAGCCTGACATCAGGCTCTAGGCATCCCCATCATTTTCCGTGACGCAGCGTGCACAATTGCTGAATTGACCCAGTCCCGGCCGCCCTTCATGATCTGCCCGACAATCATGAGGTCACGATGCAAGCCCGAACCCCCCTGTTTACCCCCGTTCTCATTGTTGGCTGCATCGTCATTCTGGTGTCTTTTGCCATCCGCGCCAGCTTTGGCGTGTTTCAAATTCCGATTGCCGCAGAATTCAACTGGCCGCGCGCGGAATTCTCGCTGGCCATCGCCATTCAGAACCTTGCTTGGGGCATCGGTCAGCCGATTTTTGGCGCCATTGCCGAGAAAATCGGCGACCGCAAGGCCATCATTATAGGGGCCTTCACCTATGCCGCGGGGCTGGTGCTATCGTCTTTTGCGGTCACCCCAGAAGCGCATCAGATGTACGAAGTCCTTGTGGGTTTTGGTGTCGCAGGCACCGGTTTTGGCGTGATCCTCGCGGTGGTGGGCCGGGCAAGCTCTGACGAAAACCGCTCGATGTCCTTGGCGATTGCCACCGCCGCCGGCAGCGCCGGCCAGATCTTTGGTGCGCCCGTGGCGGAATGGATGCTCAGCTTTGTGACCTGGCAGACCACCTTTCTGGTGTTTGCGGTCGCCATCCTGTTGGTGTTGTTCACCCTGCCGCTGATGCGCGCGCCTGCGATCAGCAAAGCCGCACTCGAAGAAAGCATGGGCACAATCCTGAAAAAGGCTTTCCGCGACCCAACCTATACGCTGATCTTTCTGGGCTTCTTTTCCTGTGGCTACCAATTGGCCTTTATTACGGCACATTTCCCGGCCTTTGTCACCGAGGTCTGCGGTGCCATTGATCCCTCGGGCATTCTGGCCTCTGTCGGCATCACCGAGACCTCGCAGCTGGGTGCATGGTCCATCGCGCTGATTGGCGCAGCCAATATTGGCGGCACATTGTTTGCCGGATATCTGGGCAAGCGCTATTCCAAGAAATATCTGTTGGCCACCATCTATGCTTTGCGAACGGTGGTTGCAGGCACCTTTATTCTGCTGCCGATGACCCCCACAACTGTGATCATATTTTCAATTGCGATGGGGTCTTTGTGGCTCGCCACAGTGCCGCTGACCTCGGGTCTGGTCGCCCATATCTATGGTCTGCGCTACATGGGCACGCTGTATGGCATCGTGTTCTTCAGCCACCAGCTGGGCAGCTTTCTGGGCGTTTGGCTGGGCGGTCGGATGTATGACATTTATGGCAGCTACACCATGGTTTGGTGGATCGGCGTTGGTATTGGGGCCTTCAGTGCCATTGTGCACCTGCCGATCAAAGAACGCCCACTGACCGCCGCGGCGGGTGCCTAGGCCGCCTCTGTTTCTGACAATAGCCCTTCGGCCACCAGACGTTCTGCCCAGCCCTGTGGCCCGTCAAACAAATGGGTTTTCCAGCCGCGCGCCCGCGCCGTGGCGATGTTATCAGCGCGATCGTCGGTAAAAATCAATTGATCCGGCTCGATCCCGGTGTCCTCTTCGACCTTTTCATAGATCCGGTTGAACGGCTTCACCATCTGCATCCGACCCGAAATAAACTCGCGGTCAAATTCACCCAGCACCGGATAGACTTTCACCGCTGGCGGCCAGTTATCGACGCCAAAATTGGACAGGGCAAACACTTTGATCCCTTTGGTCCGCAAGGCCCGCAGCAATCGCCAGGAATGGTCAATGGCCGGGCTGGCCAGCTCAAACCAATTGTCGTGCCACATGCGAATTTCATCGCCCCATTTGGGGTTTTCATCCGCAAAGTCATAAATCCGCTGCTGAAACGGTGCCCCCAGATCAATGTCATTGTTCATGTCATGCATATCGAGTTCCGCAAACATCTCTGTGCGTTTCTCAATCCCAATCACCCGGTCATAAAACCGCTCTGGGTTCCACTCGATCAAGACATTCCCGACATCAAAGATCACGGCTTGGATAGTCATAATTAGACCCTAATCCTAAGGTTTCGCAGCCTTGGCCGCCCGAATTTCACGTTCCAAAGCATCCAGAAACCGGCTGCGATCAGCCTTGGAAAACGCTTTGCCACCACCCTGACGAAAGGGGTCAGCCGACCGTAGGTCTGTCATCAAGTCCCGCACCGCAAGAGCCTGTCCAACGTTGCGCTCATTTAACGCCTCGCCATTGTGCTTTAGCACTTTGGCCCCGGCCTCGACGCATTTGGCGGCCAGGGGAATATCCCCGGTGATCACCACATCCCCCACACCAGCGCGCTCGGCAATCCACATATCCGCCACGTCCGGCCCATCAGGCACAATGACGTTTTCGATCATCGGATTGACCGAGGGCCGCAACCCGCCGTTGCTGACCACAAAAACTTTTAATTTGTGCCGCGTGGCCACCCGTTCCACCTCGGCTTTCACCGGGCAAGCGTCCGCATCCACATAGATTTTGGTCACGACTTGGCCTCGGCTTTCATCTTGGCCCGCGTGGCTTTCTTCTCGGCTTCGCGCTCTTGGCGCTTGGCTTTGAATTCCTCGGGAATCGGCATGCGGTTGAACGCATCCAGCCCGGCAATCCGGTAAGCCTCGGCCAAAGTGGGATAGTTAAAGGTGTTTTCCACAAAGTAATCCACGGTGCCCTTCAGGTTCAAAACCGCCTGGGCAATGTGGATCAGCTCGGTAGCGCCTTCGCCAACAATCTGCACACCCAACAGGCGGCGGGTTTTCAGCGACAACAGCATTTTCAACATGCCGTGTTCCAGCCCCATGATGTGCCCCCGAGAAGTCTCGCGGAACCGTGCCACCCCAACTTCATAGGCAATATCACGTTCCTGCAGCTCTTCCTCGGACATGCCACAGGTGGAAATTTCCGGCACCGAATAAATCCCATAGGGAAACCACGGGCTTTCTGGCAGGGTCGGGGTCTCCAGCGCATGACACGACGCCACACGCCCTTGTTGCATCGAGGTCGAGGCCAGACTTGGGTGGCCAATCACGTCGCCTGCGGCATAGATATGTGGCACAGCGGTCTGATAGCTTTTGCGGTCCACGCTGATGCGCCCCCGATGGTCAGTTTCCAACCCAACAGCGGCCAAATTCAACCGATCGGTTGCCCCCATACGTCCGGCGGCAAACAACAGCATCTCGGCACGCACATGGCGGCCGTTGGCCATGGTGACCTCGACCATATCGCCATGTTCTTCGACCTTTTCCACCGCTGATCCCAACCGCAAATCCACACCGTTCTCGCGGACCTGATGGGTGAAGTCGTCAATCAAGGTTTTGTCGATAAAGTCCAGAAAGCTGTCGCGCGGTTCAATCAAAGTCACCGTGACATCCAGCGCCGAGAACATCGTGGCATATTCCACGCCAATCACCCCAGCCCCCACAACCACCAGCGACCGCGGGATTGTGGCCATTTCCAGAAACTCATCGCTGTCGACAATTGTGGTGCCGTTAAACGGGATTGTGTCAGGCCGATAGGTCTTGGTGCCGGTCGAGATCAAAAAGTTCTCCGCCGTCAGCGTGGTGGTTTCCCCGCCTTCGGTGGCGACCTCGATTTCCTTGGGACCAATGAATTTCGCCACCCCGTTCAGGGTATCCACATGGTTGCGGTTAAACTGATGCTCCAGCACATCGACTTCGTAATCCAAGGTCATATGCAGCCGCGCTTTCAGGTCTTCGGCCCGGATCTCTTCTTTCACCCGATAGCTGCGTCCGTAAAAACTGCGCTCGCGCCAGCCTGACAGGTTCAACACGGTTTCACGCAGGGTCTTGGACGGGATTGTGCCCGTATGCACCGACACGCCGCCCAGCCGGTCCTTGCGATCAATCACCAGGACTTTGCGTTTCAGCTTGCCAGCCTGTACCGCCGCCGCACGGCCCGCAGGACCAGAACCAATGATAATCAGATCATAATGTGACATGTGCTATTCCGTGTATAAAGCTTCGGCATGAAAGGTGACGTGATCTTCCATAAAGGTTGAAACAAAAAAGTAGCTGTGATCATAGCCCTTTTGCAGCCGCAGGGTGGCTTCTTGTTTTTGCGCTGCCAGGGCTGCGCCCATCGCCTCGGTGCCCAGCAGTTCAAAAAATTGGTCATCCGCGCCGGTATCGATCAAAACTGGGCCGTCAAACCCCACATCGCGCATCAGAACCGTAGCGTCATGCGCCTGCCAGT contains:
- a CDS encoding MFS transporter, whose product is MQARTPLFTPVLIVGCIVILVSFAIRASFGVFQIPIAAEFNWPRAEFSLAIAIQNLAWGIGQPIFGAIAEKIGDRKAIIIGAFTYAAGLVLSSFAVTPEAHQMYEVLVGFGVAGTGFGVILAVVGRASSDENRSMSLAIATAAGSAGQIFGAPVAEWMLSFVTWQTTFLVFAVAILLVLFTLPLMRAPAISKAALEESMGTILKKAFRDPTYTLIFLGFFSCGYQLAFITAHFPAFVTEVCGAIDPSGILASVGITETSQLGAWSIALIGAANIGGTLFAGYLGKRYSKKYLLATIYALRTVVAGTFILLPMTPTTVIIFSIAMGSLWLATVPLTSGLVAHIYGLRYMGTLYGIVFFSHQLGSFLGVWLGGRMYDIYGSYTMVWWIGVGIGAFSAIVHLPIKERPLTAAAGA
- the sthA gene encoding Si-specific NAD(P)(+) transhydrogenase — protein: MSHYDLIIIGSGPAGRAAAVQAGKLKRKVLVIDRKDRLGGVSVHTGTIPSKTLRETVLNLSGWRERSFYGRSYRVKEEIRAEDLKARLHMTLDYEVDVLEHQFNRNHVDTLNGVAKFIGPKEIEVATEGGETTTLTAENFLISTGTKTYRPDTIPFNGTTIVDSDEFLEMATIPRSLVVVGAGVIGVEYATMFSALDVTVTLIEPRDSFLDFIDKTLIDDFTHQVRENGVDLRLGSAVEKVEEHGDMVEVTMANGRHVRAEMLLFAAGRMGATDRLNLAAVGLETDHRGRISVDRKSYQTAVPHIYAAGDVIGHPSLASTSMQQGRVASCHALETPTLPESPWFPYGIYSVPEISTCGMSEEELQERDIAYEVGVARFRETSRGHIMGLEHGMLKMLLSLKTRRLLGVQIVGEGATELIHIAQAVLNLKGTVDYFVENTFNYPTLAEAYRIAGLDAFNRMPIPEEFKAKRQEREAEKKATRAKMKAEAKS
- a CDS encoding inorganic phosphate transporter; translation: MADNNNDARHLETLDRDLGRISTLEMATGYVARPMVGPGIALVFVVLAGLMAALFLGQTNNTMIVVIAAGFGAYMAINIGANDVANNMGPAVGANALTMGGAIAIAVVFESLGALLAGGDVVSTIAKGIIAPEAMVDANTFIWAMMAALLSSALWVNLATWVGAPVSTTHSVVGGVMGAGIAAASFAAVNWATMSKIAASWVISPVLGGAIAAGFLWLIKSRIIYQPDKIAAARKWVPILVGIMAGAFSAYLALKGLKKIIKIDLMTALGIGAAVGVAVWLILIPVIRRQSEGLENRNKSLKILFGIPLVVSAALLSFAHGANDVANAVGPLAAIVQTAATGSFTEAFQIPFWVMIIGAFGISFGLFLFGPKLIRMVGSQITKLNPMRAYCVALSAAITVIVASWLGLPVSSTHIAVGGVFGVGFFREWDAERRLRKALNAKPDRPRVAAEERRRRKLVRRSHFLTIIAAWVITVPAAATLSAIIFLIIQNFIV
- a CDS encoding YaiI/YqxD family protein, which encodes MTKIYVDADACPVKAEVERVATRHKLKVFVVSNGGLRPSVNPMIENVIVPDGPDVADMWIAERAGVGDVVITGDIPLAAKCVEAGAKVLKHNGEALNERNVGQALAVRDLMTDLRSADPFRQGGGKAFSKADRSRFLDALEREIRAAKAAKP
- a CDS encoding HAD-IA family hydrolase, which encodes MTIQAVIFDVGNVLIEWNPERFYDRVIGIEKRTEMFAELDMHDMNNDIDLGAPFQQRIYDFADENPKWGDEIRMWHDNWFELASPAIDHSWRLLRALRTKGIKVFALSNFGVDNWPPAVKVYPVLGEFDREFISGRMQMVKPFNRIYEKVEEDTGIEPDQLIFTDDRADNIATARARGWKTHLFDGPQGWAERLVAEGLLSETEAA